In one window of Azotobacter salinestris DNA:
- a CDS encoding YgdI/YgdR family lipoprotein, which yields MKTRNVPSVVLLLSAMLLAGCSGPAIVTLKDGRQLKTTDTPEYDEETGFYEFERYGRRMRVSEDAILNIRDAD from the coding sequence AGCGTTGTCCTCCTGTTGTCCGCCATGCTGCTCGCCGGCTGCTCCGGCCCGGCCATCGTCACCCTCAAGGACGGGCGCCAGCTCAAGACCACGGATACGCCGGAGTACGACGAAGAAACCGGCTTCTACGAATTCGAGCGCTACGGCCGGCGGATGCGGGTCAGCGAGGATGCCATCCTGAACATCCGCGATGCGGACTGA